One part of the Nostoc sp. PCC 7120 = FACHB-418 genome encodes these proteins:
- a CDS encoding type II toxin-antitoxin system Phd/YefM family antitoxin, translating to MMIPINEAQKQLQDLIDSVNQSHKPIVIAGKSGNAILLSEADWSSVQETLYKRSPKL from the coding sequence ATGATGATTCCAATTAACGAAGCTCAAAAACAGTTACAGGATTTAATTGATTCCGTGAATCAGTCACATAAACCCATTGTTATTGCAGGAAAAAGTGGCAATGCAATTTTGTTATCCGAAGCAGACTGGTCATCTGTACAGGAAACCCTATATAA